TCTATTGCGCTGAATATGGCCAATGGCTATATTAGACAAAAAGGTAATCCGAATAACCTGATTTTAGCGGTTGAGGTTGCATTTCGTAGCTTCTACCCAGAGCAATTCTGGAGCTAAAAGAGGAATTAGCGATAATGTCTGACTTGCAGAACGATTATTCGGCTGAGCAGGAACCTGAGGGTTCCAGGGACCCGTTAGGTATTTTGCAGGATATAGTTGGGGAAAATTATTATGTTAAGGGATATTTGGGCGGCGGTGGATTTGGACATATCTATCTGGCCGAGGACACCAGACCCTTTGGCCCCAAGGTAGTGCTTAAATTCCTTAAAGATCCTGAAAATCAGGAGCGGAGTCGGAGAGAGGCTGAAATCCTCAGCAGACTTGCGCATCCCAATATCAGTAAAATCCTTGGCTATTTGGATGACTGCAATGCCCTGGTAATGCTTTATATTGAAGGCAAGACATGTGGGGATATGCTGAGAGAAACTGAAAAGGAACGTTTCCCTGAACCACTCTTACACCGTGTAGCGACAGGGTTGCTAAATGCTCTTGATTACGTCCATCAGAAGGAAATATACCACCGAGATATAAACCCTAATAACATACTCATTGATGCCAACAAGAATGTCTATCTCATTGATTTTGGAATAGCTAAGAGCCTATTAGATGACAGGACGTCCACAAGTGATCGCGCCTTCACCCCGAATTTCGCTGCTCCAGAACGTCGTTCGGGAATAAGGAAATATGACTACGCGCGAGCAGATATTTATGAGTTAGGCGGCACGCTTTTCAAACTGGCGACAGGTGGTATACCTTATGTAAATCCTGAGAAGCCCAATGCAAAAGAATGGGGGGGAACCCGAGCTTCACTTCTGACACCCGAATTTCAGCGTTTTCTGAAAAAGGCCAGCAGTCCACATCCGGATGACCGATATGAGTCAGTCGCGGCGATGGAAAGTGATTTCGCTAAGATCAAGAGGTTATATTCTAGAAGGAAAAGGATTTCCTTCAAGAGCATAGTCACAGCTGCCATAATATTGGGAGGTCTTGCAGGCGTTTTTCTCATACTGAAAGAAGAGCGGTCGCCTGAGAAAGGACCGGTTGTTTCTTCTCCTGTAGAGACGGATTCGACGAATTTCGTCAAAAGGGATTCCATACTGCCGGTTATTATACCTCCTCAACCGAAACAAATAGAGAAGAAAGAAGAGGTTGTTCAGACAAGTAATCGCGTGAAGGACGCTGTTGCTGAAGCAAAGCCCGATAAGGTTTCATTTCCTGTTGATAATAGCAAGCAGAGCCCAGAAATTCTGGTAGTGATGAAACCGAGAACAACTCAAACCCATATATTTATTGTTCCCAGCGATAATACGATTTTGTCGGTTGACGATACTATTCGCCCGATAGGCTCCGCCTTTGAGACGAGACAGGGCATTCATCATATTAAAGTGATTAATCCGAATTGGCCAATTTTGATAGACACTTTTGTATCAGACCAACCTGAGATTACTCTGAGAAAGGATCTTAAGCAAGAATTCATAGACACTCCGGTTATTCCGATTCAATTCGTTCTTGTTCCCCCTGGGGCGAATTCTACAGCGAGCCTTAGAATCAACGGTCGTATTCAATTTTTTACAGAGTTTCCGACAGAAACAATAAGTCTGCACTCTGGTCGATATGATATCCGGGTGGACTTGAATAGTGATCTAGGACAGACTGGGCACCTCATGGTTCCGGATTCATGTGCCATGTTTCAAATTAAGGGAAATGAGAGAATTTCAGGTTTCGCAGGGGCTGAGGGAATAGCAGATCTTGGTTCACTCACTTCAAACAATCTTGTGATTCTGAAGATATATTGGTCACTTCAGAAGCAGTGACATTTGTCATTTAACAGCACATCTCTTGATATGATAGACTCCGTGTAACCGGGCTTGCCAGTCGACTTCGTACAGGTGTGACGAACGGAGTGATCTATTAATTTCAAACAGGGCCAAAGCCTGGAATCTGTGGTTTCTGTGGTATGGGAGATCCGGCGACATTCCAGGCGGAAATATAGGGCCGGGAGGAGGCGCCGAAGAATTTGGTTAAATTGAAAAACGAAGCAGGAGCGGCCATATTTTGGGACCCAGAGGGAGCCATTTTTTCCCAGTGAAACCTCTATGCATAGATTACTCAGGCGGCAGAAAATGATGGCCAAATAAGATACCCGGATATTAATGTCCACTTTTAATTAAGAAAGTGACCTGAAGGCTTGTGCCCGTTTTGTGACAACTCCAATACAAAACAGATCAAAACATATCAAAAGACATCAAAACACATCAAAGACCGAATTCATTGGCATTTTTGCAGTTATGACGGAATTCCTTGATTATCAAGGGGTTGCGAAAAGGCTGCCTTACGAATCCGGGGTTCGAATCCCTGCACCGCTATTAAATCTAAGCTAATGACTGACAATGTGTTACGGCGATCAATTTCAGTTTTTTGGACACGTGTGACAGAATTGTGGCATTTCTTTCGCTCGGCCTGGCTCCATCGTGATGCTCCGCCAGCAATTCTATTCCAAGGTGGGATTCTTTCCCAACATTTTGCCCATATAGAATATGTCCATGGGTATGATAAATGCAATTATGATATTAAGAAGAAATTTATGGAATCTCTTTTCTATAGGTATTTTCTGATTTAAATAATACTCATACACTGTCATTCTGTTACCTATTAGGCGAAGTGGAGCCATTATATATTACAAGCAAAGCCACTCCGAGAAAATATACTTTAACCAGAATACTATTTGCTTCATTTATTATTTCCTGCCGGGTTGAACTCAATTTTGAATTCGGTCTTTTTTTCTTCGTTCATTCGAAGATTAAAACTGAAGCCGTGATTGACGAGGATTTCCCGGACGAGAGTTAAGCCGATACCCTGGCCGTTCTTCTTAGTCGTAAAGAAGGGGATAAATAAATCGGCGGCGACTTGAGGATCAATGCCGTGACCGGAATCGATAATTTGCAGAGTCTTGGGTGCGATCAAAGTGCGGATTGTAATGTTGCCGTCGGATTCAATCGATTCGGCGGCGTTCTTAACGATATTAACCAGCGCCTGTTCCATCTGGCCGACATCGATTTCAACATCAAGCGTGCCCGGCGCAAGCTCCCAACGCCATTCGATATTTCTTTTCTGGCACTCGGCCTGCATCAGGGTATGAATTGATTCAAGCAATTTATGTAAATCATATTTCTCTTTGAGTGGCGCCGGCATCCGCACGATATCGGCATAATTTCCGACAAATCGGCTCAGTCCCATATTTCTCTTGATAGCAACATTGATAGCATCGGTATAATCGATCCGGTCGGTTTCTTTCAGTTGCGAATTATAATCAAGGATGGAATTGAGAATCGAATTGATCGCGCCGACCGAATTATTGACTTCGTGTGACATGGCGCGGATAACTTTTTCATAGGCCCCTTTTTGAGTTTCGATTATCTCCTGAGTTAATTCTTCGATCATAACAAACTGGCGATGAAAACCGTGATCCAGAAAATGCGACTTGTGACAACGGTACATCCGAATGCCATCGATTCTGACGACCAATGGTTTCCCCTCATCTAAATTAAGCAGGCAATTCCAGGGACTGTTTGCAAGACAGTTCGGGGAGAGAATTTCGGAGTCCAAAACCTTCAATCCCAGAATCCGTTCGGCGGCGGGATTAAGAAGGGAGATATTGCCATTCAAATCAAATATTACCAAGCCAATAGGGGTCGCCTCGATTAATCGTTCCAGGAAATAATGCTGTTCGCGCTGGATGAGGCGTTCTTTTCGCAATTGCTCGATCATTCGATTATAGACATCAATCAGAGAGTCCAATTCCTCATGGCCGGTTTTAATCAGGGTAGAGCTGAAATCACGATCCCGAATTGATTCGACGCCCGAGGCGAGGATATCAAGCGGGCGGACAAAATTGCGATAGAGCCGGTACGAAATATAGGCGCTAATCAAGACCAATATTTGAATGCCGAAAAAGAATATTTTGTTATAGGTAAGCAGGAGATAAGCCAGAATGGTCAAGAGCAGATGAATGGTTATGACAAAGAATATAAATCTACGGCGCAGTTTCATAAGGGATTCCGTATTTATCCAGCCGGCGGTACAGGGCGCCGCGACTGAGGCCAAGGGAACGGGCAACACGGCTGATATTCCCCTGGTGAATTTGCATGGCCTTCTGAATCATTGATTTTTCTACTTCTTCCAACGTGACAGTTCCTACAGCAGGGATGGTGATTGTCTCGGATTGCCGCGGCGATTGTTTATATTGATCCTGAAAATCGTTTACTTCCATTATATCATGAGCCGTTACCAGAACGGTTCTCTCGACCAGATTTTTTAGCTCACGAATATTCCCGGGCCAGGGGAGAGTTTTCAGCCAACTAATGGCCATGGGTGCGACCTTCAAACCGGGGCGCCCGTAGAGTTGTTTGAGATTATCGACAAAATTCTGAACGAGCAGGGCGATGTCATCGGGACGTTCCCGTAGCGGCGGAATGTGCAAGGAGATGAGGTTAATTCTATAAAATAGATCCTCCCGGAAATGTCCGGAGGCAACCATCTGTTCTAGATCCCGATTAGTGGCGGAAATAAGGCGAAAATCGACGGTCTTCGTGATGCTTGTTCCCAAGACATTAAAAGCTCTATCCTGCAGAACCCGCAATAATTTCACCTGATTAATTTGTTCGAGGTCGCCGATCTCATCAAGGAAAATAGTGCCGCCGTGGGCCGATTCAAAGCGTCCGATACGATCATATACGGCGCCGGTGAAGGCTCCTTTTTTATGGCCAAACATCTCGCTCTCGAAGAGGGCCGATGGAATTCCTCCAAGATTGACTTTAACAAAGGGAGCATTGCGGCGCTGGCTGTTGGCGTGAATGGCCTCCGCCACCAGTTCCTTGCCGGTCCCGCTCTCGCCCAAAATTAAAATGGCGGCATCGGTATAACTCACTCGTCCAACCATATTTAATATATAGAGCAATTTATCATTGACACCGATAATATTCTCAAAATTATATAATTGATTTAGTTTAACGCGATCATATGTCGATGGTGCGGAAGAGCCATCCCGGCGGGATAGCTGTAAGATCGTTTTAATTGAGGCCAGAAGATAATCGTTATTCCATGGTTTGGTTATGAAATCGGATGCCCCTCTTTTCATACCTTCCACCGCCAGCGGTATCGAGCCCCAGGCGGTAATGAGAATGACCGGCAGTTCGGGGCATTTTTCTTTAAGCTGTTCTAAAAGTTTCAGGCCTTCTTCGCCGGAAGTGGCGCGGGTAAAATTCATATCAAGGATGCAGAGCGAAGGGGTGCTCCTCTCGATGGCTTCCAAGGCCTGTTCCGGATTTGCGGCCATGATCATTTCAAAGCCGGCTCTTTTGAGAAGGAGATTAAGTGAGGATCGAATCGCCTCATCATCATCGACTATTAATATCATGACAGTACTTTCCCTATTGCAATGATCCAAGCATCATCCTGACTATTCATTGTGAAGCGCTTCTGCCGGCTGAATCCGCGCAGCCAGCAAACTGGGATAAATCGCACATACTGTCAAAATAAGATATATCAAACCACCGGCAGACACAAGGGATAAGAAGAAGATGCCGCTGCCGATAGGTTTAGAGACTCCCAGCACCGCCAGATTCACTACAATCGGAATTCCAGCCAGGATGGCCAGCGTCCCCAGGGCTATTGTCTCACCCCATATTTGGAAAGGTATTAATCGGGAATCGGCTCCCATAGCGCGCCGCAGGCCGATCTCGCCGCGGCGGCGACTGATCGATTGCCAAAAAATACCAAAGAGTCCGAGGACGACGTTGAATAGTAGAAAAACCGCGATGATCATAGGGGTTAAAATTGCTATTGCCATATCCCGTAATCTGAAATCCCGCGCCTCCGAAAGCGGTGTTATCCGAAAATTGATATCGGGTGCCAGCGATGATAAGCGCCGCTGCAATTGAAGTTCGAATGAAACCGAAGTCCCTTCATTTACGCGAACCATCGCGGCGTAAGGAATACTTGAAGAATCATCCCATAACTGGCGCATAAAGAGTTCGCCTTCGGGCTCATTCAATTCCCCTCTGGGACGAAAGGTGCTGATAACGCCTATAATATTGTATTTTTTACCATTCTGATTCTGTTCACTGTCGGTGAGGTCCTGGATATCCTCGCCAATTGCCCTGTTATCGCCAAAGATCCTCTTTTTAAGCGTTTCATCTA
The genomic region above belongs to Candidatus Zixiibacteriota bacterium and contains:
- a CDS encoding ATP-binding protein, whose protein sequence is MKLRRRFIFFVITIHLLLTILAYLLLTYNKIFFFGIQILVLISAYISYRLYRNFVRPLDILASGVESIRDRDFSSTLIKTGHEELDSLIDVYNRMIEQLRKERLIQREQHYFLERLIEATPIGLVIFDLNGNISLLNPAAERILGLKVLDSEILSPNCLANSPWNCLLNLDEGKPLVVRIDGIRMYRCHKSHFLDHGFHRQFVMIEELTQEIIETQKGAYEKVIRAMSHEVNNSVGAINSILNSILDYNSQLKETDRIDYTDAINVAIKRNMGLSRFVGNYADIVRMPAPLKEKYDLHKLLESIHTLMQAECQKRNIEWRWELAPGTLDVEIDVGQMEQALVNIVKNAAESIESDGNITIRTLIAPKTLQIIDSGHGIDPQVAADLFIPFFTTKKNGQGIGLTLVREILVNHGFSFNLRMNEEKKTEFKIEFNPAGNNK
- a CDS encoding serine/threonine-protein kinase encodes the protein MSDLQNDYSAEQEPEGSRDPLGILQDIVGENYYVKGYLGGGGFGHIYLAEDTRPFGPKVVLKFLKDPENQERSRREAEILSRLAHPNISKILGYLDDCNALVMLYIEGKTCGDMLRETEKERFPEPLLHRVATGLLNALDYVHQKEIYHRDINPNNILIDANKNVYLIDFGIAKSLLDDRTSTSDRAFTPNFAAPERRSGIRKYDYARADIYELGGTLFKLATGGIPYVNPEKPNAKEWGGTRASLLTPEFQRFLKKASSPHPDDRYESVAAMESDFAKIKRLYSRRKRISFKSIVTAAIILGGLAGVFLILKEERSPEKGPVVSSPVETDSTNFVKRDSILPVIIPPQPKQIEKKEEVVQTSNRVKDAVAEAKPDKVSFPVDNSKQSPEILVVMKPRTTQTHIFIVPSDNTILSVDDTIRPIGSAFETRQGIHHIKVINPNWPILIDTFVSDQPEITLRKDLKQEFIDTPVIPIQFVLVPPGANSTASLRINGRIQFFTEFPTETISLHSGRYDIRVDLNSDLGQTGHLMVPDSCAMFQIKGNERISGFAGAEGIADLGSLTSNNLVILKIYWSLQKQ
- a CDS encoding sigma-54 dependent transcriptional regulator, whose product is MILIVDDDEAIRSSLNLLLKRAGFEMIMAANPEQALEAIERSTPSLCILDMNFTRATSGEEGLKLLEQLKEKCPELPVILITAWGSIPLAVEGMKRGASDFITKPWNNDYLLASIKTILQLSRRDGSSAPSTYDRVKLNQLYNFENIIGVNDKLLYILNMVGRVSYTDAAILILGESGTGKELVAEAIHANSQRRNAPFVKVNLGGIPSALFESEMFGHKKGAFTGAVYDRIGRFESAHGGTIFLDEIGDLEQINQVKLLRVLQDRAFNVLGTSITKTVDFRLISATNRDLEQMVASGHFREDLFYRINLISLHIPPLRERPDDIALLVQNFVDNLKQLYGRPGLKVAPMAISWLKTLPWPGNIRELKNLVERTVLVTAHDIMEVNDFQDQYKQSPRQSETITIPAVGTVTLEEVEKSMIQKAMQIHQGNISRVARSLGLSRGALYRRLDKYGIPYETAP
- a CDS encoding ABC transporter permease, coding for MIRHIIKLIWNRKKSMSLLLIEIFLSFIVAFVVCDILISGMLNYFRPVGFDYKNLWDVRLEATKGESLGKMGAEDAAKYRLLISEIKSFPEVKEADFIIGNIPYGNMRFNNSFDYNGTSIYSGVSYVGDDYFKTMQMTLVEGRWFGPEDNAAVNEPIVIDETLKKRIFGDNRAIGEDIQDLTDSEQNQNGKKYNIIGVISTFRPRGELNEPEGELFMRQLWDDSSSIPYAAMVRVNEGTSVSFELQLQRRLSSLAPDINFRITPLSEARDFRLRDMAIAILTPMIIAVFLLFNVVLGLFGIFWQSISRRRGEIGLRRAMGADSRLIPFQIWGETIALGTLAILAGIPIVVNLAVLGVSKPIGSGIFFLSLVSAGGLIYLILTVCAIYPSLLAARIQPAEALHNE